GAAAAACAACACCAAACTGGTAAGATTTGAATTGTGTGTTTCTGGGGAGCGATTGCCCATTTAACCATAATGTAGGCCTATCATAGTACCCTACTATATACAGCAAATCCAACTGAACAATCCTACAATAAAAAATTTATGATACAGCCAAGTATGTGGTAATCAAAGCAGGCctacctaaaaatattattattttgggcAGGGACACCTTTATTAATGGGTGTTGTTCTTGAACATTTACATAAGGTacagtcattttaaattgttcatTTTCTATGGACAGTGCGAAGAGCGCACGTAAGAAACAACTGAAAATCATACCTCCTACTACAGAGCCTATACAGAATTGTTCAAAGTGGACTACCCTCTGCTCTGCCTATTGTTATTTGCATATTCAAGCTTGCCTAAAATATACAATATGGCCCCCCTTaaagggcttatttacattacaatcTCAGTAGCTTGTaataattttaaacaaatatttctaaCATTAACTTataacattaactgcagatgtctgtcagtaaaaatcttacatatgtCCCCTTCAGTGTATGCTTGAATACAATTGTTACATTGCCATACTCATATGCAAGTTGCAATTCATACAAAGTAAATTGTGTCATAGCTTATATCAAAGTATTCCCGACGTTTAGTTTCATGGAATATGAATCATCACATTTACCCCACGTTTCACAGCAACAGTGAGGAGCAGCAAGCACTGTAACTTAGAAAAGTGACAACATATAAAGTGACAATATCCTCCCCATATAAAGTGACAATTGGTTAAACCACCCATTCataaattaattgaaatgtaGCAATATACCACACTCAGAGTAATACGTTTACACAttaccttttagaaacattatgTAAAATGCACATTATTGGTTGTTTTTGGTGTAAATATTCAGAGTGGCTGGTATACTCAAGCAATAAATCTACATTATTCCCTGAAATGTATCTAACGGCTTGTTCACATTACCAAACATTTTCCGAAACATATTGAAGACTTGAGACGCTACATTAATTTGTTGCATAAACTTGCTGATATCAACAGGCGAGGACACAACTATCCGAACAAGGAGTATGAACATTGTGAATCATGTGCTATAGCCTTCGCAGCCACCAGATCTCTACCCAACTGAAAACATCTGGGAGATTTTGAAACGACATGTTAGACAGCACTCTCCACCACACTCATCTTCAAAACATCAAATGCAGTAATATCTTTTGGAAGCATGGTGTTCCACCCCTCCAGTATTCTAGAGACTCGTAGAATCTATACCAAGGCGGACTGAGGGTGTTCTGGCTGCCCGACACATTACTgagattattattatgttggtatttcctttaatttgtgACTTTGTCTGTAGATGTATATTGAATCAGCACCTACATTTCTGAATAATATCAAGTTGTCCCTTACAGGAAAAGTAGAAAGCAGTAACTCCCCCATTACTGACAAATACTTAACCTTTAAATCACATGCATGCTTTCATGTTCTTGGCCTAAAGAGTGCATCCAGTTGTGGGCTGAAATGATGGCTTGTTGGCTTTAGTCAATATAATTCTatttttaaagggatagtttgtcctaGATTTATAGTtgggtgaaataacacttacctTGAATTTTCTTGAAGACCCATGGAGTCATCATTCATGACAAGCCATCATTCTCCTCAACCCCAGCCTGGAATTATCATTATTCGAgtcatccaaattcatgaattgaaacagaaaaaaaaacacttcaaactaaatTCAGTAATCTGTTGTGCAGGCATCGATTTTTTGGACTGCATACTGACAAAACAGCTGGCGGAATTTGGTGACATCAAACTGGCATTATGCAAAATACATTCTGTAGCTACCAAACACAGCTTCTGTTATTCGACAATGATGTTATTTGCAGCTAGCAAATGCAAAGTGGTTGTTCTTGAAAAAATCTGTATTGATACCaatttgtgaacaaaactgaccggtacaCAAGGAAGCATCTGTTCAGTTAGATTTATATAGtaacaatgaaaacatcattttgaggaacacaacattGACAGGTTATTTGAGGTAAACTGCACCACTAGTCTTAGTTGGAATTGGTTTGGAGTAGGTTTCCACTTGCAGTGcaacttttgttttaattcatgaatttggacaatgctaattccaggctgggacagaatTGAATgtcttgttgtgaaaaatgactccatgggccttcaagaacaactcaacgTGTTgtcaaatatgaatctaggacGCTAAGTTCATCCTGCATATATAATCTATAACAGGGGGTATACCCTACAAGGTTTTCTGCTAGTAGAAACCTTGTAGGGTATACCCCCTGTTATAGATTAGGTTTTCTGCTAGTAGCATATGGAAGTGTAGATCAGCATGTGGCTTTTGCAACGTTATATTCTGAAGTGCCTATTCTAAGTTGTTTAAGCGTAACAaattgtaaattaaaaaaacaaaccaatgTAATCAAATAGAATATACAAATCCTACTGTCTCTTACCTGGCTTTTTTGTGTGTCTTCTTGCCAAACACCGCCAACCATATAATTACAAAAAAGCTAAGTTAGCTAATGATGCCAAAATAATTATATCCTTCTTTTTTAGTGTGACATTGCAGAGACATTGTTTTTGGGTGCGACCACATTTTTGGCTGGAGCCACCAACTAATAAAAGTTAAAATCACCAGTGCCTCAGGGCAAGGATATTCATGTTGTCATTTGAAACACTGGAGGCAAACATACTCTGCAATGTTTAACTAACTTGCCAAATGTCAAACTCTGATTACATGAAGCTAGAAAGTCACTTACTAGGAACTGGAACTCAAGCCAATTTTAATCATATGCTTACTATCATATCGTCTGGTAGTCTTAGTTGACCACTGGCAGACAAGCTGTCAAATTAGGGTTATTTTTCAGTAACTCAGTTTGAAAAGGGGATAGCATCATAACAATACAGATTATTTAGTCACAAGTACAGTGTCATGGGTAGTTAACATGTAGACAGCGCCCTGCATTTGCTACTAAAATATCCTAAATTAACAGACAGCGACTTTTGTAGCCTACAAAAAATGGCAGGGTTTAATTTATTCTGCTCAGATATATGAGGCAGAGGCTTGGGCCAGCTGAACAGCATGGATAAAGATAAAGAGACACAGGGATTCAGCAGAAGACACTGTTCATAAAAAAGAAAGAGCAGCAACTATGTAAACAGCATAGCAGAAAGCAGTAGAAAGTGCTTGATGTGGAGTGGCACAAAGGCTTGTTTAATTTATTGAAATAAGTAACAAATGTGAGGGATGCCAGGCAATGAAATCATTGCAACATCTCCTTGACTCACAGGACTCAAGGAGGAGAACCATTTCAGGGTATACTACAGTCGAATTGCATAACCATTACAGGGTCAACGTCACTGTAAACGTTAAAGGAGTTTTGCATAattggggaaacattttaaggtTTTCATAAGGCCCGAGATCAACCATCTGTAGACCAAACTGTGACCCACCTTTTCCTGTAGCATTCCAAACAACTTCCCTGTGGATAACCCAAATTATGCTGACGGAAAGTAAAAGGGCTTCAATTAAGTTATTGACAGTCATTAAGTACTATATATGATCCTTGGTGTGTTCAATCAATTTCATGTGCATGCCATGTTTGAACAATGTAGTGAACAGCAAGGAGTTCAGTTAGAAAACATGGGTGAGTGGGGTGCTGCAGATTCTAAAGCCAACTTCCTGCATTCCAGAACATTCGAAAAAAAACGTGTTACAGAAAACAGATGAAACCAGTTCTTACAATTAGGCCCATTTCCAAACACATGCCATCACTGTTAGTGACCGCACTACTACATGCTCCGAATATAGGCTACATGTTATATTGGGCCTTGCAGAGGGGTTTTAGATTTACTGTTGATATCAGGAAATATTGAAGTAGTTGGGCAAGGAAGTGCAACTGCATGCAGTCTAATTAGGAAAATCACACCCTTGTTCATCTCTCAACACCTTGATTCatcagaaaaaaacagacacgTGAACAAACCGCAGTTCTGCCCCTCCATATTCTCTTCCAGATAGATCAACCCTTTTCCCTGACTCCTCATATCCCCCTATTTATCTAACCAAAGGGGTCTCCTAACAGGAAGTCGAAGTAGAAAGCAAATGTATTTCCTGCTGAGATCAGCATGGGACAGGAAGAAACTGactaaaaagtattttaaaagtcAAAAGAACTGAGATTGGACACAGCTTCAACTGAGGAAAATAAACTAGGCTATGAACCCATACtaccaaaaatgtattggcaatcttataaatgtaaataatgataAGGTATTCTACTTGTCACACTTTTGACTGAATCCAATTCAGAGCTGTAAATTGAATTAATTCCTGGAGATTAAGTACAGTAGTAGTGCCTAGTGACGAAAAACAATGGGTTATAATTCAATTAACACCAAAATTGATATCCGTGGCGTCCGGTTTTTCAAAACCAAATCTAGCTGTCTTTTGCTGATCGAATAAAGTGAAATGCATAAAAATAgaacaaatattatatttatataataaatattatattttacaacAAGAATGATGTATATGGATGTGGCTAATCCTAACGAATGTGCGAAATCCAGGTAGCTAAGCTAACTTGGAAAAAAGGACACAGGCCAGATCAGCAGTACTGACAGAAAGTCAGTAACTACACAGCGTTAGCAGTGACAGTTGACAAACTTTACATGAACCATCATCATTACTAGCTAGGTAACGTTTAACTCTGCTGTGTAACATACGATACACGGCTAAAATGCTacaggtacagtacagtagcaaaCTAACTTAATTTGCTAACGTTAGCCCGGACCACTGTTAGGGAATAATTAGAATGTAAGGTAACTCGTTGCTAGCTAACACAGTCGTTACAGTGGTGGTAGCTGGACAACTTATTTTCTATGAATAAGAAAACCACCATGTCTAGCTTAACTACAGATTACCAACGTTCACGTCAGAATTACATTATTAAGCATCAAAAGTTCAAGTTAGCAAGCGAAACTCACGTAAACGCTAAGAAAATcaaatacacttgtttttaaatCCAGCGATTGTTGTACAGTATAAGTTAACATTGTAACGATCAGGCTTTTAAAACATACGATTTAGCTATGTATGAATTAAACAGGCTCGCAAAAAcgaaatactgtacataaattGTGTATAAAAACGAACTTGCTAACGTTACCAGGCTACTGTATTATGCTAACAACAGTTATTCGGAGTGGAGTACAGTAAAATTGTTTGCTAACCTGGCTGGCTTTATAAAACTGCTTCTTGAAGCCCGCTACAGACATATTGGAGCCGGACAGTTCTTCACTTTTTCCGGAGGATTAAAGTTGAGACAGTATCGTAGCTAGTTGTTGTGCTAAATTGTTAGCTAGCGGCAGTATTCCGTGGTCCTTGTGGAGTGGTCATAGGATTGTGCTATCGTCGATCAAACCTTGGTCAGGAGAACACGGCCAACAGATATCTGCGGACTGAACACGTCTACGAGGATTTTCTGTGGTTCACGAGCCTGACTGCAAATACGCCTGTACGCGCACGCGGATTTCTATACAGTGCAGATAGGGTTTGAAAGCCTTGTCGACTACGTATGAGTTTATCCTTGCAATCTATACGTTTGCAAAGCTGCACAAATCCATCAACTTGACGCCCACAAAAATTCCTGCACTGCATTCTTAAGTCCACAGATGTTCTTTCCATAAGCAAGTGCACAGCGCCCACTATCGCAAGAAAATAACAGTAGCGCTGTGTTTCCGCAGTGTCAGACGTGTTCGTAAatcttttctctttctgaaATACTTTAgtggaaaataaattgtaagaATTATGCACTGAAACATGATCAAGGAACTGTAACTTTCATGAAAACCACCACAGCCGAGCCCCCCGATCCCCAGAATGCAGCATTGATAGAATCTTGATCAGCTGCTTGACCTCTTGTAGGGCAGCATCCCAATGTCAATAGCATCGGCTTCAGGTGGTGGTGTGAACCGCGGAGTTCATCGCGGGGCCGAGCTCTCTGCCATACATGGCCTCTACACCTGGTGGTACAAGAGGAAGGCCCTAAAAATAGCCAAAAACTCCTGTCTCGGAAGTGGTAGACTGCTATACTAGTGCATTGAAAATGAAGCTTTTTTTCATGTAAGGGCTaaaatcaagacaaatcatgtcgTACCTTTTTCCGTCTAAGAGTTTAAGTGAGAAAAAAATTGAAGTGAGAAACAAATGGATGATCTAAATAAAACTTTCAATAAAATCAGCTTTTCCAGTAAGATTTCCTTGAAGGTTTCCTGGCTACGTACTGCTGAAATAGTCAAATAATAGGATATTATTGTTGAAAGGCACAAATCAGGAGAaggatataaaatatttattaggcATTACATATATCATGGAACACGGAAGACCATCTTCAAGAATTGGAGACAAGGTGGCCCCACCAGGGCATTGCAAAGATGTCCCTCCAAGATTTATCACAGAACAAGAAGAAATCTCATCAGCGAGGCTACCAAAAGCTAACAGGAACCTTAAATAAGCTGCTGGCCCTAACCTCTGCTGACCTACTAAcctcttaaaataaaatctaaaattataataattataaaaaaacagtgaaaaagCTAAAGATCAATTTTGTGGTTACTTTGTTTAAGATGATTTCTATTCTCATAAGataattttttaaattgtaacaATACTAGAGAACTATATAACATTTCTACCATACTGAAGGAACAGGTGTCTTGAGTGTTTGGAAAATGAGTGTCAAGATTGGCCAAAGCCCCTCAATTCTATTGACATGTAAGCTTTATTTAAGATACATtctgggtgtgtccaaacttttgacaggCACtgtatgaaaataaaggaaacaccaACATTGTGTCTTAATGGTAACTTGTCCCACCTGAAGTCACAGTCAAATTTGATGTGACATACTAGATTATACACATACCTTGAACTTCATAGGAGGGATGTTGTTTCCTTGAGTATGGTGTAGTGTTTCACAATTTCTCATAGATTATCACTGAAAATGCTACATGTTTTGGTGGGTTCTGTGTTGTTGTCAGATTTTGATTTAAATATTAACAATTAACCTACCtatgtatattattaataaacttttatgaatacatttttatggtTAGGAACATTCAAAACACAAGTAAGCACACAACTTTAATTGTAAAAAGACTTTTATTACATTCTGAAATCCACATATCATATCCCCATTGTACAACAATAATGTTAAAAACCTCTTAGGCTTCATATACCTAACATATCTTAAATTATATCTTATTAAAATCTATGTATGTAGATTTCAATAATAATCTGAAAATAGAATGAATACATGATAAACATAAGGATCATGACAAAATAGTAACTTTTATGGTGATATTCTTAAAAATAATCTTAAAAAATAGAATTACAACTCTCCAAGACAAAAAGGAGGACACTAAACTGAGGAGAAAAAAGACAGGacagaaataaagaaagaaaagatcACAACAAAACCAACACAGCATTCAAAACCttaaattcatttttaaatgtcattacattttagaTCCTCTTTCATCTACAATTCAAGCTCTAAGGTCctgtaataatattaatattagacAGGGGTAACATCTTTGATACTTCTGTGATCAACATTCACAAGAACATGTAGGCCTACTGTGCACAGTGATGAAGGTTTTAAGGTCCTCTATTGGGTGCAAGCTGTCTGAATCAGCAAACCGATGAAGACACTTAAGGAGCCCAGCTATCTCCCTGAGTGACTGAGTGGAAATCTAACTGTACACCATGAGAACTGCCTCCAAAGACATAACCCTACACACTTACAAAAGCATTTACACTTAGTTACAATCTTATAAACCATGAACTCATGTCAGTTAATACTAGTTCTGTGTATAAGTTGGGTGTTGTTGAGAGAACTTGAAACCTTGTGTGCTGTGCCTTTAAAGGATCTCTGGCTGGAGTGCTTTTCAAGTCTACTGAGCCATCTGTTAAGGCCCTCCTAACTGAAATCGGGAAAGACATTATTGCACAGTCCCATTACGACACTGTTAAGCACCCCAACAAACATATACCACTACATACCAACAATAAGAACAGCACTGTTCCAGCAGTGCAAAATGATTTTTTCCCCCATAAATATAATTGGACAGAAAATATCCAAGGCCTATAAGCGATTGTCTCATCTTGTGGTAAAAGTAATGAAAGTATTCTGTTTTGAGCAGACTGTTCACACAGCAGCATGTCGATGTACAGTCTTTGTACTGACGGCGTTAAGTTAGCatttttttgaataataaaagcCCCTTTGAGAACTGTTAAAAAGTAACATCCTGCCACACCCAATATCCATTTTCCTATACTGAGATGTTTAACTTTGACTTCCTGATAGAGATTAACTAAAGGCTGCTCTTTcattgaatacttttttttttcacaaaagaACAGCATCGAAAAAATATACctgcaaaaaaatatgtttgtttatgtatatatagaATTGTCATTGAAATTGCATTGCAAATTTTGAAATCCCATTCTTTCTCATCTGAATGTAGAAACTCAGGGGGTAGCTGATGGTTCTGTGAACCGTTTCTTCTGCCAAAAGTGTTTGGGAAAGGGTGAGGTAAAAGGGGGTGGGTTAGAGAAGACATCATTAACAATGTCAATACATCTTTAGACCAGTCTGAAACATAAAGACTGCTTTTCCCTGGAGGACTGGACATAGTCCCCTCCTGCCCCCTACTGGTTACATTAGATCTTTTCACACCCCCTTCCCCACTGTTATTGTTGCTAAGGCTGTCACACAGGAAAGTGTTTTGCcacctgttttgttttcttcatatCTTCTGCCTCCTTGGACTCACAAACCCTAGGCTTGTAGGGGAGAGGGACTTCCTGAAGCTCTCTGGGAGCCATCTGCTTCAGTGGCAGCTGCCATGCCTATCAGTGGCGGGAGGATGTTACACTTCTGTTTCAGGAGAACAATCAGCAGTTTTGAATTGGAACCCTTAGTTTCTTGgtagcataaaaaaaaaaatctgaatggaGAGCTGAAGATGGAGGGCTGATCGGTGACTTAGAGCTATTTGTTTTAAGTGCTATTCACCAAATCATTTTCCTTCCCAGTATGGACAGACAGTCTGCGAGACTGGTACACATTCATCACACTGTCCTGGTGAACCCATTTCTTTATTTGTCTTCATTTAATTGCCTTTGTTAAACCAGGTAAATCTTTGAGTAAGCATCCTCTTTAACCATGACTACCTGAATCATTCTATCTTataaacctccttccctctcaaaATCCCTCTCTCTATTGAGTAAATATACTGTAAGAAACATctaaaaaatactttcaaaataCTTCTGTTACtactctctcttgctctctctaaGTGGCATTTGCAAAGGAAAAAGGTAATGGGACTGAGGTCTTTGGATTGTGtctgaaaaaataaagagcAAAAAATATCAGTGtatgaatgtgtaaatgtgaaatgaatgtgtaaatgtaaaatgaatgtgtAGGTCAGCATAAGCATTTGCATGATAATAGACACCTTGGGTCTCCTTGTCCATGTCTTGCATGCTAAAAACCtttttgcctgtctgtttgatCTTGGTCCCTTGAAACAGTTTGTTCATACATACAAAACTGTGGGCACTGCCAAAAAGGAGCTGTGAAACTGCAAtggaaatataataaaaatagacTACACCGCAACTCTTCCATGGCGAAGGTTGGTATATAGTTAATTCCATGTCAAGCTTAGGGCTGCATGTCTGCGAGGTACATTCAAAATTAGCTTAGAAAGACATGGAGAACAGGGAAAGAAGTCAAACTCGTTATAGATGACTTTAGCTTAAGTGAGATCTCAAACTCTCTTTGAAAGAACATCTGAGATTGCAAAATGAAATCTCAGAACTGTTTCACTCCGCCAAAATAGGTAGCATGCACATAGTAACCAGCACCTAGTGTTGAATCGTATAGCATGGACTGGCTTACAGTCCAAGCAGCTCCATAGGGTGGAGGTCTGAGGTGAGAGTAGAGTGTCAAAAGGTGTAGCATGCAGGATTGTCACTGAGCTGCTCGTTGCTTCACTGTTGTCAAgttcctctccctctgtaaTTCTCCTTCCCAACAAATTTCTGTCTCTATATGAATCACTTTCATATCTGAACTGATTTTTAACCGATTGTGGAGTCTGGATAGTTGATTTCACTGATGAACACCTCGCGGTACAGTGGTGGGAAATTGTACACTGTCTCTGGGTGGAGTAGATGGAAAAACTCAAGCTTGTCAATGTGGAGATTGCAGATGGACTTCATCGTGGGAAGTTTGGACACCATCTTAAAAGGtaggagagagaaagtaaaaaatatttttaccacAAATCCATTTACAAACATGAATCATGAATAAAGGAATATGTTATAATTTGTCAAAATGTACCTTTGCCAGTTTCTCCTCTGATGAGCCACTTCTGTGTAGACAATGCTGCAGAGCCAGATAGACTTTCTCTTGAAGCTTCTGTACCTGTTGGCTGTCTGTCAGCCATGGTCGGTCTGGAGGTAACGAATTGAAATAACCAGTTATTCACTGTTGGTTTTCCCTCTAAAATGCCACAACAAGTGGAGAAGAGTCATTTTGGACAAATAGGGCAGAACCCTACCAGTTATTCTGGTATTAATTAGTCTGACATTCAAATACTAGCAAGCAATAATATactatgtaaataataaaacaacatacttGCTCTCTTTCCCTTCAAATTATTGTCTTGGTACATTTCATTTgagtaaataaccaaaaacaGGCGCTTCAAAATTCCACTCTTTCTGCATTGCTCAGTGCTTTCTGAGGAGCTAATAGACAAAACGACTGGTGTAGGCGTTGTTCAATTTCTCTGGCTCTGCTTGATTAGGTCAGGGTCTGTCACTCATAGGTACACTATATCACTATATAATATACTTGTATGCTAGCATAGTGTTGGCCCCTTGGACGATTTCATAAATTTAGTGTTTGAAGGATTTAAAACATTGGATAAGTTTGCCAACAAAATGTCTGACTTCTTGGCCAAATGAACAAAACTGGGGGCAAAAAACAGTTTGGCGGTGCAGTGGTAACCATTGTGATAACCCCATAGCTTTGCTGTTGGGGAAGGTTCAAGAATTACTTATATTGTTTTTATCCATGGTTTACATGATCAAATCACCACTGCTATTTTCTACAGTCTGATTCTGACTTTCGACATTCCACCAGTCAAAGGGAGATGGTGTAAAAAGCTTACCTGGAGAAAGGAGAACAGAAGCACTGAACAGAGCCATCTCCTCTTCAGACAGCTGCAGACGACTCAGGCTCTTGGCCAGGTCAAACACGGCCCCCACAAGGTCATCACAACCTGTGTGGAAGCATGGGGAAAAAcagatgtcatcaaaaccaaaATGCTTGTCTGTAGCTACAGTAATGAACAGTTCATCTAGCATTTCTACActatgtgggtgtgtgaatAACTGAGTATATTTCTGCTGGAATGTTCTCAATATGGTTTCATAGGAGAGACTCACCGAGTGCTTTGAAGGTTTGTGCACTGGCAAACTTGCCATCAAACAGAATAGTGTTATTGATGGGGTTGTAGGCGCGACACATGCGAATCAAAAGCACATCCAGACATCCTGAGAGGAGACCATAATAATACCACACACAGGGGGAGGAAGCaggaaagagaggaaaggaaaacaaagtattgttcaatgtgtacacacaaataaaatgtgtatttataacatttattgaatttcaataaataacattaagaaaaaaatatacacaaccgttcaaaagtttggggtcacttagaaatgtccttgttttccatgaaaacagaatgaaattagtttgaattggAAACATAACAAACGGATATGAGATACAGTCATtcacaaggttagaaataatgatatctatttgaaataataattgtgtccttcaaactttgcttttatcaaagaatcctccatttgcagcaattacagccttgcagacatttggcattctagttgtcaatttgttaagGTAgtttgaagagatttcaccccatgtttcctgaagcacctcccacaagttggattggcttgatgggcacttcttacaaaACATAAGgtcataacacttttttccaatcttacTCAGTCAAGtgtcaattgttttctttttattgaccagtctgagacatggctttttctttgcaggcCAGCAtaccggagtcgcctcttcactttTTACATTGAGACAggtgttttgatgttttaaatgaagctgtcagttgaggacctgtgaggcatctgtttctatACTTCTATAATGTattcctcttgctcagttgtccaccggggcctcccactcctctttctattctggttagagccagtttgtgctgttctgtgaagggagtgtaTCACACTGTTGTATGAGAtcatcagtttcttggcaatttcccgcattggaatagccttaatttctcagaacaagagtagactgacaagtttcagaagaaagttctttgtttctggccattttgagcctgtaaccaaacccaaaattgctgatgctccagatactcaagaCTTAAGTAGATATTCTATAAAAAATCAGGCATTTCCAGGTAtagtagtcatttacaaaattaacaatgtctacgctgtatttctgataaattatTCTGATAGTTATtttaaaggacaaaaaaaagtatattttctttcgaaaacaaggcaatttctaagtgacccagtAGTGTTGACACTGAACCGTAGCTTATATAGTTACAATACAAATGAATGAACATTTGTAAACAATAATGATTaacaggaagtgtgtgtaagaagagaaacaaaaaccgtagtaaaaaaaaaagttttgtccAGCAATATGAATGCATGTAAGTCAAATATGATATTGTGTATTAACGTAGCACTAAGATATTGAAATGCAGTTAATTATTTCACCTACAGGTTGCATGAACAGGAATGATGCTTTAAGGTTAAGAAAGAGCTGTTTCATGAGGCCATGGAATGAGTTTTGGAATGTACTCATCCTATGTCCTAACAGTAGGTACTGACCTGCTTTGAGAAGAATGATCTGGTCATTCTGACAGAGGTCCATGAATCCAGTGATACGCTTGGCAAACTCTACCACATACTGGATGGCATTGGTGATGTGGATGGCACACTGCTGCCACATGACCTCTGCAGGCTGAAAGAGATACCAGAGGGAtgtgaatgtaaaatatattttgtgaatagCACATAGTGTGATTAAACAATATGGCACAAGAGGGTAAGTGTGTGGCCAACATACCAGTGCTAAAAGCTGTAAAAATACAAGGCATTGCGgaatgcctggatacagcacttagccgtggtatattgacaatatatcATAAAAGATGCCtcattgctattataaacaCATTAACCACAGCTTTTAGCTAATCAGCATTCAGCATTGGAACCACCTGGTTTTATAATAGTAAACTGGTCCATGAGCTCAAGAAATTGATGTTACCTTGCTCTGAAAGCTGCGCGTCTCCTCAGGGGTGTACACAGACCAGTACAGCTTCTTTAGCTCTTCACTCCCATACTGACTTGTCTCTAGGTGAGACTTCACCACACTTGCTGTTACACACTCTAGAGGTGACGAGACGTGTGGGTT
The nucleotide sequence above comes from Esox lucius isolate fEsoLuc1 chromosome 8, fEsoLuc1.pri, whole genome shotgun sequence. Encoded proteins:
- the rorca gene encoding RAR-related orphan receptor C a, which gives rise to MRAQIEVIPCKICGDKSSGIHYGVITCEGCKGFFRRSQQNNAMYSCSRQRTCLIDRTNRNRCQHCRLQKCLALGMSRDAVKFGRMSKKQRDSLYAEVQKHQASQELATVCEEEGEVGGHGRAYSRGSSAALSDLSDITTLPDGLLLDLPLTPEGAGGEYCNLEMMGGSGGSSTSSQSSPEQNGLDIGDGNHHIKHEYQLLHESGLFTHALLNPLPEGCSMLDIECVTASVVKSHLETSQYGSEELKKLYWSVYTPEETRSFQSKPAEVMWQQCAIHITNAIQYVVEFAKRITGFMDLCQNDQIILLKAGCLDVLLIRMCRAYNPINNTILFDGKFASAQTFKALGCDDLVGAVFDLAKSLSRLQLSEEEMALFSASVLLSPDRPWLTDSQQVQKLQEKVYLALQHCLHRSGSSEEKLAKMVSKLPTMKSICNLHIDKLEFFHLLHPETVYNFPPLYREVFISEINYPDSTIG